The following proteins come from a genomic window of Ictalurus furcatus strain D&B chromosome 12, Billie_1.0, whole genome shotgun sequence:
- the LOC128616056 gene encoding coiled-coil domain-containing protein 122-like isoform X1: MTMSSKKRSSSEQEFTLCSALLEATQQAESQAAELKEKQHILNSVQGTLSKMVKSYDTVSNNIKLKEQQISAINNETEQVQRQLERQQTEIQVIQMENMKLSYIIEEQLESSHFLLAWYNTYHNKMESYKMSVSAMESQAAIHKELMEKREEVKRLKEHRKELKVDLQNPDAIRQVQKEIDNFKAQIHNTKEHVRRKGILLEKEKKNQSQLRKDIAIHNRRCEAIVKRLCCQLNKAQSSHGELRSDIFHMEKEVEHLKKQLSTSYDVE; this comes from the exons ATGACCATGTCCAGCAAGAAAAGATCCTCCAG TGAGCAAGAGTTCACTCTCTGCAGTGCACTTCTAGAGGCCACACAACAGGCGGAGTCTCAAGCTGCAGAGCTAAAGGAGAAACAGCATATCCTAAACTCAGTTCAG GGTACACTATCAAAGATGGTAAAGAGCTATGACACTGTTTCCAATAACATTAAACTGAAGGAGCAACAAATCAGTGCCATCAATAATGAGACTGAACAGGTACAAAGGCAACTTGAGAGACAGCAGACAGAGATACAGGTGATCCAGATGGAAAACATGAAACTCAGCTACATCATAGAAGAGCAATTAGAGAGCTCACATTTCTTGTTGGCTTGGTACAACACTTACCATAATAAAATGGAGAGCTACAAAATGTCAGTCTCTGCAATGGAGAGCCAAGCAGCTATTCATAAGGAGTTGATGGAAAAAAGGGAAGAGGTGAAGAGACTCAAAGAGCACAGAAAGGAACTGAAGGTGGACTTACAGAATCCAGATGCTATACGACAGGTTCAG aAAGAAATTGACAACTTTAAGGCCCAGATACACAACACAAAAGAGCATGTAAGAAGAAAAGGGATATTattggagaaagagaaaaagaaccaATCACAACTGAGAAAGGATATAGCG ATTCACAACAGAAGATGCGAGGCGATTGTGAAACGGCTTTGCTGCCAGCTGAACAAAGCTCAATCCAGTCATGGAGAGCTGAGAAGTGACATCTTTCATATGGAGAAAGAGGTGGAACATCTCAAGAAGCAACTAAGTACCTCATACGATGTAGAATGA
- the LOC128616056 gene encoding coiled-coil domain-containing protein 122-like isoform X2, whose amino-acid sequence MTMSSKKRSSSEQEFTLCSALLEATQQAESQAAELKEKQHILNSGTLSKMVKSYDTVSNNIKLKEQQISAINNETEQVQRQLERQQTEIQVIQMENMKLSYIIEEQLESSHFLLAWYNTYHNKMESYKMSVSAMESQAAIHKELMEKREEVKRLKEHRKELKVDLQNPDAIRQVQKEIDNFKAQIHNTKEHVRRKGILLEKEKKNQSQLRKDIAIHNRRCEAIVKRLCCQLNKAQSSHGELRSDIFHMEKEVEHLKKQLSTSYDVE is encoded by the exons ATGACCATGTCCAGCAAGAAAAGATCCTCCAG TGAGCAAGAGTTCACTCTCTGCAGTGCACTTCTAGAGGCCACACAACAGGCGGAGTCTCAAGCTGCAGAGCTAAAGGAGAAACAGCATATCCTAAACTCA GGTACACTATCAAAGATGGTAAAGAGCTATGACACTGTTTCCAATAACATTAAACTGAAGGAGCAACAAATCAGTGCCATCAATAATGAGACTGAACAGGTACAAAGGCAACTTGAGAGACAGCAGACAGAGATACAGGTGATCCAGATGGAAAACATGAAACTCAGCTACATCATAGAAGAGCAATTAGAGAGCTCACATTTCTTGTTGGCTTGGTACAACACTTACCATAATAAAATGGAGAGCTACAAAATGTCAGTCTCTGCAATGGAGAGCCAAGCAGCTATTCATAAGGAGTTGATGGAAAAAAGGGAAGAGGTGAAGAGACTCAAAGAGCACAGAAAGGAACTGAAGGTGGACTTACAGAATCCAGATGCTATACGACAGGTTCAG aAAGAAATTGACAACTTTAAGGCCCAGATACACAACACAAAAGAGCATGTAAGAAGAAAAGGGATATTattggagaaagagaaaaagaaccaATCACAACTGAGAAAGGATATAGCG ATTCACAACAGAAGATGCGAGGCGATTGTGAAACGGCTTTGCTGCCAGCTGAACAAAGCTCAATCCAGTCATGGAGAGCTGAGAAGTGACATCTTTCATATGGAGAAAGAGGTGGAACATCTCAAGAAGCAACTAAGTACCTCATACGATGTAGAATGA